One Kitasatospora sp. NBC_01287 DNA window includes the following coding sequences:
- a CDS encoding phytanoyl-CoA dioxygenase family protein — MTTSTTRTARAMTTEQRARFERDGYLVVPAALTDDEVERYSRALDRVYAQERAAGRVGADGSMHRLGAVAALPEAVHLTDHPSTFPLVWSVLGWNVHVYHSHLDVHPPIRVPKPYRFEWHQDGGRQNRELETEPRPRLSVKVAFWLSDVSVPGRGNFKVVPGSHLSNRIDGPPRRDIRWPEPPGAVEVTAEPGDAVFFDRRLWHTRTGNHSELTRKGVFIAYSHRWSHNRDENSALLASPAAVAFTPVQRQLLGAPLAAPGQSAGDHQWGHYPDTTPLHGYLAARGLLDPHHPPLRP; from the coding sequence ATGACCACGAGCACCACGCGGACCGCACGTGCGATGACCACCGAGCAGCGCGCCCGCTTCGAGCGGGACGGCTACCTGGTGGTACCCGCCGCCCTCACCGACGACGAGGTCGAGCGCTACTCCCGCGCACTGGACCGGGTGTACGCCCAGGAGCGCGCGGCCGGCCGGGTGGGCGCCGACGGCTCGATGCACCGGCTCGGCGCGGTGGCCGCGCTGCCGGAGGCGGTGCACCTGACCGACCATCCCAGCACCTTCCCGCTGGTCTGGTCGGTGCTCGGCTGGAACGTGCACGTCTACCACTCGCACCTGGACGTGCATCCGCCGATCCGGGTCCCCAAGCCCTACCGCTTCGAGTGGCACCAGGACGGCGGGCGGCAGAACCGCGAGCTGGAGACCGAGCCGCGCCCGCGCCTGTCGGTCAAGGTCGCCTTCTGGCTCTCCGACGTCTCCGTGCCGGGCCGCGGCAACTTCAAGGTGGTGCCGGGCAGTCACCTGAGCAACCGGATCGACGGCCCGCCGCGCCGCGACATCCGCTGGCCCGAGCCGCCCGGTGCCGTGGAGGTCACCGCCGAGCCCGGCGACGCCGTCTTCTTCGACCGCCGGCTCTGGCACACCCGCACCGGCAACCACTCGGAGCTGACCCGCAAGGGCGTCTTCATCGCCTACTCGCACCGCTGGTCGCACAACCGGGACGAGAACTCCGCGCTGCTCGCCTCCCCGGCGGCCGTGGCCTTCACCCCGGTCCAGCGCCAGCTGCTCGGCGCCCCGCTGGCCGCCCCCGGCCAGTCGGCGGGCGACCACCAGTGGGGCCACTACCCGGACACCACTCCGCTGCACGGCTACCTGGCCGCGCGCGGCCTGCTCGACCCGCACCACCCGCCGCTGCGGCCCTGA
- a CDS encoding SGNH/GDSL hydrolase family protein yields MLIEASSRTEETDPFCLPSPRAAELLARAPWRRFAGIGDSLSAGTGGPSPGYASLGWPDRVADVLRRVHPDLAYLNLAEVGATTAGALATQFDRIAEFAPDLLHLPCGANDLFHARPDFTVIEGKLRQLFALAAGTGAQLTTFTLGRAFVVPGFPDWPDRVRTVNAITREVARDHGALVIDMADHPVNDRPDLLSADGIHFSASGQAVLAAEVVRSLAGLLDTTTPE; encoded by the coding sequence ATGCTCATCGAAGCGAGCTCCCGCACCGAGGAGACCGATCCTTTCTGCCTGCCATCGCCCCGTGCCGCCGAACTCCTCGCCCGCGCCCCCTGGCGGCGCTTCGCCGGCATCGGCGACAGCCTCTCCGCGGGAACGGGCGGCCCCAGCCCTGGTTACGCCAGCCTGGGCTGGCCCGACCGGGTCGCCGACGTGCTGCGCCGCGTCCACCCCGATCTGGCCTACCTGAACCTCGCCGAGGTGGGTGCGACCACCGCCGGAGCCCTGGCGACACAGTTCGACCGGATCGCCGAATTCGCCCCCGACCTGCTCCATCTGCCCTGTGGTGCGAACGACTTGTTCCACGCGCGGCCTGACTTCACCGTCATCGAAGGGAAGTTGCGGCAGCTGTTCGCACTCGCCGCCGGTACCGGAGCGCAGTTGACCACGTTCACGCTCGGGCGGGCCTTCGTCGTCCCGGGGTTCCCCGACTGGCCGGACCGGGTCCGCACCGTCAACGCCATCACCCGCGAGGTGGCCCGCGACCACGGTGCCCTCGTCATCGACATGGCGGACCACCCGGTCAACGACCGGCCGGACCTGCTCAGCGCGGACGGCATCCACTTCTCCGCATCGGGCCAGGCGGTGCTGGCCGCCGAGGTGGTCAGGTCACTCGCGGGCCTGCTCGACACCACCACGCCCGAGTAG
- a CDS encoding helix-turn-helix transcriptional regulator, whose translation MSNLELPVLGQDEAMVCCSPMVREPLGEEAAVDLAKMFKALADPVRLRLLSLIASHEGGEACVCDLTGPFDVSQPTISHHLKVLREAGLVGSERRGTWVYYWVLPAALARLSSLLEAPAGVVPAGVGASR comes from the coding sequence ATGTCGAATCTGGAACTGCCGGTGCTCGGCCAGGACGAAGCGATGGTGTGCTGCTCGCCGATGGTCCGCGAGCCACTGGGCGAAGAGGCCGCCGTCGACCTGGCGAAGATGTTCAAGGCCCTGGCCGATCCGGTGCGGCTGCGGCTGCTGTCTCTGATCGCCTCGCACGAGGGTGGCGAGGCATGCGTCTGTGATCTGACCGGCCCCTTCGACGTATCCCAGCCGACCATCTCCCACCACCTGAAGGTGTTGCGCGAGGCTGGTCTGGTCGGCTCCGAGCGACGGGGGACCTGGGTCTACTACTGGGTGCTGCCCGCCGCCCTGGCCAGGCTGTCGTCTCTGCTGGAGGCTCCGGCCGGGGTTGTTCCGGCGGGTGTGGGGGCTTCGAGATGA
- a CDS encoding arsenate reductase ArsC: MSTPAVPSVLFVCVHNAGRSQMAAAFLTHLGQDRVQVRSAGSAPADTVNPAAVEAMREAGIDISAETPKVLTVEAVQSSDVVITMGCGDACPYFPGRRYLDWKLEDPAGQGVEAVRPIRDEIERRIRALIAELGIEARA, encoded by the coding sequence GTGAGCACTCCCGCCGTACCGTCCGTGCTTTTCGTCTGCGTCCACAACGCCGGACGGTCCCAGATGGCCGCCGCCTTCCTCACCCACCTCGGCCAGGACCGCGTCCAGGTACGCTCGGCCGGCTCCGCCCCCGCCGACACCGTGAACCCCGCAGCGGTCGAGGCCATGCGGGAGGCCGGCATCGACATCTCCGCCGAGACACCGAAGGTGCTGACCGTCGAGGCCGTGCAGAGCTCCGACGTCGTGATCACCATGGGCTGCGGCGACGCCTGCCCGTACTTCCCCGGCAGGCGCTACCTGGACTGGAAGCTGGAGGACCCGGCCGGGCAGGGCGTCGAGGCCGTCCGCCCGATCCGCGACGAGATCGAGCGGCGCATCCGGGCCCTGATCGCCGAACTCGGCATCGAGGCACGCGCGTGA
- a CDS encoding ArsI/CadI family heavy metal resistance metalloenzyme — MSRVQLALRVADLEDSIAFYSELFGTEPAKRRPGYANFAITEPPLKLVLLEGTAGEDTCLDHLGVEVESSGQVTAATDRLKEAGLATFEENDTSCCYALQDKVWVHGPGKEPWEVYVVKADADALGKSADGAPEACCGTTACCTPDEQPVDPAQTATEAKTAAGCACSS, encoded by the coding sequence ATGTCCCGTGTTCAGCTCGCCCTTCGCGTCGCCGACCTCGAAGACTCGATCGCCTTCTACTCCGAGCTCTTCGGCACCGAGCCCGCCAAGCGCCGCCCCGGCTACGCGAACTTCGCCATCACCGAGCCCCCACTCAAGCTCGTTCTCCTCGAAGGCACCGCCGGCGAGGACACCTGCCTGGACCACCTCGGCGTCGAGGTCGAGTCCAGCGGGCAGGTCACCGCCGCGACCGACCGTCTGAAGGAGGCCGGCCTGGCCACCTTCGAGGAGAACGACACCTCCTGCTGCTACGCGCTCCAGGACAAGGTCTGGGTCCACGGACCGGGCAAGGAGCCCTGGGAGGTCTACGTCGTCAAGGCCGACGCCGACGCTCTCGGCAAGAGCGCCGACGGCGCTCCGGAAGCCTGCTGCGGCACCACCGCCTGCTGCACCCCCGACGAGCAGCCCGTCGACCCCGCCCAGACAGCAACCGAGGCCAAGACCGCCGCTGGATGTGCCTGTTCAAGCTGA
- a CDS encoding PadR family transcriptional regulator: MATDRRSSWLKGVLDLLVLACLTEGESYGYEISKALAGAGLGEIKGGTLYPVLNRLEEAGLAVGEFRAAERGPGRRYYQLTDQGRQELAEQGASWREFHTAVKSMLSNTQPGGAP, translated from the coding sequence ATGGCCACAGACCGCAGATCCAGCTGGCTCAAGGGCGTTCTCGACCTGCTCGTGCTCGCCTGCCTGACCGAGGGCGAGAGCTACGGGTACGAGATCTCCAAGGCCCTGGCCGGAGCCGGGCTCGGTGAGATCAAGGGCGGCACCCTCTATCCGGTGCTCAACAGGCTTGAGGAAGCCGGCCTGGCGGTCGGCGAGTTCAGAGCCGCCGAGCGCGGACCGGGGCGCCGCTACTACCAGCTCACCGATCAGGGCCGCCAGGAGCTCGCCGAACAGGGTGCCTCCTGGCGGGAGTTCCACACGGCGGTGAAGTCGATGCTGAGCAACACGCAACCAGGGGGAGCACCATGA
- a CDS encoding TetR/AcrR family transcriptional regulator, with translation MSEPDPPQEATDQRLLRGARARAAISRHAVDVASLEGLTGLSIGRLAADLGLSKSGIATLFGSKENLQLAVAATAREVFLDAVVSPASNAPSGGARLRALTEYWLAYVRAPLFAGGCFWAAGLADFDSRPGPVRDELIRHRRHWLALLTGEFEQALAAGEAPDLDPELAAFQLDAVLVAANTALRLGDEDTPEKVRRVLDGLLTPRRQADER, from the coding sequence ATGAGCGAGCCGGACCCGCCCCAGGAAGCCACCGACCAACGCCTCCTGCGCGGCGCGCGGGCCAGGGCGGCGATCTCTCGGCACGCGGTCGATGTGGCCTCGCTCGAAGGGCTCACCGGTCTGAGCATCGGCCGTCTGGCAGCCGACCTCGGACTCAGCAAGAGCGGCATCGCCACCCTCTTCGGGTCCAAGGAGAACCTGCAGTTGGCCGTCGCCGCCACGGCCCGCGAGGTCTTCCTCGACGCGGTCGTCAGCCCCGCCTCGAACGCCCCGAGCGGTGGCGCCAGGCTGCGGGCGCTGACGGAGTACTGGCTCGCCTATGTCCGGGCGCCGCTCTTCGCGGGCGGCTGCTTCTGGGCCGCCGGCCTCGCCGACTTCGACAGCCGGCCGGGCCCGGTCCGTGACGAGCTGATCCGCCACCGCCGGCACTGGCTCGCCCTGCTCACCGGCGAGTTCGAGCAGGCCCTCGCCGCCGGCGAGGCTCCCGATCTCGATCCCGAACTCGCCGCCTTCCAGCTCGACGCGGTCCTCGTCGCCGCGAACACCGCCCTGCGGCTCGGCGACGAGGACACCCCGGAGAAGGTCCGCCGTGTGCTCGACGGGCTTCTCACGCCGAGGCGCCAGGCCGACGAGCGGTAG
- a CDS encoding NAD(P)/FAD-dependent oxidoreductase — protein sequence MQHRIVVLGAGYTGAVAAGRLAKRLHREDVAITLVNPEPDFVERVRLHQLAAGQDLAPRPFSEMFAGTGVELKLAKVTTVDVDRKTVTLTAVDGPAREELQYDTVLYALGSGWNDEGVPGNAEHVHEVSSRRGALRLRERLATLDAGRPVVVVGGGLTGLEAATEIAEARPDLDVALAARGALGDWLSEKGRAHLRKVVDELGVKVHEHTEVSAVAVDDVTAADGTTIPAEVTVWTAGFAVHPIARATAMELTDHGQIVVDSTMRSVSHPDVYAVGDAAMAIGPGGKPLRMSCASGVPMAWQAADAIAARLTGTKVPSVTIRYFQQCISLGRKEGLIQFVTADDRAVDRALTGRVAALYKELICKGAAWGVAHPTVGIPSRRRRVVRQETRSRAGVEATAA from the coding sequence ATGCAGCACCGCATCGTCGTCCTCGGAGCCGGATACACCGGAGCCGTCGCCGCCGGCCGCCTCGCCAAGCGGCTGCACCGCGAGGACGTCGCCATCACCCTCGTCAACCCCGAGCCCGACTTCGTCGAGCGTGTCCGGCTGCACCAACTCGCGGCCGGCCAGGACCTCGCGCCCCGGCCGTTCAGCGAGATGTTCGCGGGCACGGGCGTGGAACTGAAGCTCGCGAAGGTCACCACCGTGGACGTGGACCGCAAGACGGTGACGCTCACCGCCGTGGACGGCCCCGCGCGGGAGGAACTGCAGTACGACACGGTGCTCTACGCCCTCGGCAGCGGCTGGAACGACGAGGGCGTACCCGGCAACGCCGAACACGTCCACGAGGTCTCCAGCCGCCGCGGAGCCCTCCGCCTGCGCGAGCGCCTGGCCACCTTGGACGCCGGTCGGCCCGTGGTCGTGGTCGGCGGCGGCCTGACCGGCCTGGAGGCCGCGACCGAGATCGCCGAGGCGCGCCCGGACCTCGATGTCGCCCTGGCGGCTCGCGGCGCTCTCGGTGACTGGCTCTCGGAGAAGGGTCGCGCCCACCTGCGGAAGGTGGTGGACGAGCTCGGCGTCAAGGTCCACGAACACACGGAGGTCAGCGCCGTGGCGGTGGACGACGTGACGGCGGCCGACGGCACGACCATCCCCGCCGAGGTCACCGTCTGGACCGCGGGCTTCGCCGTCCACCCGATCGCCCGTGCGACCGCCATGGAGCTCACCGACCACGGCCAGATCGTGGTCGACTCCACGATGCGCTCGGTCTCCCACCCGGACGTGTACGCCGTGGGCGACGCGGCGATGGCGATCGGCCCGGGCGGAAAGCCCCTCCGCATGTCCTGCGCCTCGGGCGTTCCCATGGCCTGGCAGGCCGCCGACGCGATCGCCGCCCGCCTCACGGGCACCAAGGTCCCCAGCGTCACCATCCGCTACTTCCAGCAGTGCATCTCCCTCGGCCGCAAGGAGGGCCTGATCCAGTTCGTCACCGCCGACGACCGAGCGGTGGACCGCGCCCTCACGGGCCGCGTGGCCGCCCTCTACAAGGAACTGATCTGCAAGGGCGCGGCCTGGGGCGTCGCCCACCCGACCGTGGGCATCCCGTCCCGGCGCCGGCGTGTCGTGCGGCAGGAGACCCGAAGCCGTGCGGGGGTGGAGGCGACCGCGGCCTGA
- the sigJ gene encoding RNA polymerase sigma factor SigJ: MALSMSDVDRFEAARPRLEAIAYRLLGSAGEAEDAVQETFLRWQATDVERIEVPEAWLTKVLTNFCLNQLTSARARRETYVGRWLPEPLLAGDPMLGPADTAERRESVSYAVLVLLERLSPNERAVYVLREAFDHPHREIAGILDITEAASQQIYHRAKKHLADGKARTEVDEATARRIVEEFLAAATSGRTEPLVRLLTQDAVSVGDGGGKVPARAKAFEGALAVAKFLRGLFKPSEAKRAHVGGAPEIHATTANGEPAIVAVVDGRVIGITCLEVTAGGIAAVRSQVNPDKLVRATEQWAAADHGDSPLYTL; encoded by the coding sequence ATGGCCCTGAGCATGAGCGACGTGGACCGGTTCGAGGCTGCCAGGCCGCGGCTGGAGGCCATCGCCTACCGGCTGCTCGGCTCGGCGGGTGAGGCGGAGGACGCCGTGCAGGAGACGTTCCTGCGCTGGCAGGCGACCGACGTCGAGCGGATCGAGGTGCCCGAGGCCTGGCTGACGAAGGTCCTCACCAACTTCTGCCTCAATCAGCTCACTTCGGCCCGCGCCCGGCGCGAGACGTACGTGGGGAGGTGGCTCCCCGAGCCGCTGCTCGCCGGCGACCCGATGCTCGGCCCGGCCGACACCGCGGAGCGACGCGAGTCGGTGTCGTACGCCGTCCTCGTCCTGCTGGAGCGCCTGTCGCCCAACGAGCGGGCGGTGTACGTGCTGCGCGAGGCCTTCGACCACCCGCACCGGGAGATCGCCGGGATCCTGGACATCACCGAGGCCGCCAGCCAGCAGATCTACCACCGGGCCAAGAAGCACCTCGCGGACGGCAAGGCGCGCACCGAGGTCGACGAGGCCACTGCCCGCAGGATCGTCGAGGAATTCCTGGCCGCGGCGACCAGCGGCCGCACCGAACCCCTCGTACGCCTGCTCACCCAGGACGCCGTCTCGGTCGGCGACGGCGGTGGGAAGGTCCCTGCCCGCGCGAAGGCATTCGAGGGCGCGCTCGCGGTCGCCAAGTTCCTGCGCGGCCTGTTCAAGCCCAGCGAGGCCAAGCGGGCCCATGTCGGCGGCGCGCCCGAGATCCACGCCACGACCGCCAACGGCGAGCCCGCCATCGTGGCGGTCGTGGACGGCCGGGTCATCGGGATCACCTGCCTGGAGGTCACCGCAGGGGGCATCGCCGCGGTCCGCAGCCAGGTCAACCCCGACAAGCTCGTGCGCGCGACCGAGCAGTGGGCCGCCGCGGACCACGGGGATTCCCCGCTCTACACCCTCTGA
- a CDS encoding MIP/aquaporin family protein, translating into MTEPAPLGRRTAVEFVGTGALVAIVVGSGIQATKLSQDVGVQLLANSLATVFGLGALIALLGPVSGAHFNPVVTLAAWWTGRREGDGPTLREVAAYVPAQIAGAIGGAVLADAMFAEPLVRWSTHDRSAPHLWLGEVVATAGLVLLIFGLARTGRAHFAPVAVASCIGAAYWFTSSTSFANPAVTVGRAFTDTFAGIAPGSVLPFIAAQLVGLAAGVALVAVLFGRPTPAGEDVVVPHGEHHLATSGR; encoded by the coding sequence ATGACCGAGCCGGCTCCACTGGGCCGCCGGACCGCTGTCGAGTTCGTCGGGACGGGCGCGCTGGTCGCCATCGTGGTCGGCTCCGGCATCCAGGCCACCAAGCTCTCCCAGGACGTCGGCGTGCAGCTGCTGGCCAACTCGCTGGCCACCGTCTTCGGCCTTGGTGCGCTGATCGCTCTGCTCGGCCCGGTCTCCGGCGCCCACTTCAACCCGGTCGTCACCCTCGCTGCGTGGTGGACCGGACGCCGTGAAGGCGACGGGCCGACCCTGCGCGAGGTCGCCGCGTACGTGCCCGCGCAGATCGCCGGAGCGATCGGCGGCGCGGTACTGGCCGACGCGATGTTCGCCGAGCCGCTGGTGCGTTGGTCCACCCACGACCGCTCGGCCCCGCATCTGTGGCTGGGCGAAGTCGTGGCTACTGCCGGCCTGGTCCTGCTGATCTTCGGCCTGGCCCGCACCGGCCGTGCGCACTTCGCACCGGTCGCGGTCGCCTCCTGCATTGGCGCGGCGTACTGGTTCACGTCCTCCACCAGCTTCGCGAACCCGGCGGTGACCGTCGGCCGGGCCTTCACCGACACCTTCGCCGGCATCGCCCCCGGCTCGGTGTTGCCGTTCATCGCCGCCCAGCTCGTCGGCCTGGCCGCCGGCGTGGCCCTGGTCGCCGTGCTGTTCGGCCGACCCACGCCTGCTGGTGAGGACGTCGTCGTCCCGCACGGCGAGCACCACCTCGCCACCTCCGGCCGCTGA